AGGATGCTGCTTTTATGAAAGACTGTAGATTGTACATGACCATTAACCTCAAAAGCTGTAAGCTGGAGCAAGTACAGGCCTTGAATGAAAAGCCGCTGAAAATTAAAATCCTGAATGCTGAAAAGCTTGACCTGATTACAAAATATAGCCATAATGACCAGGCGAAGCGTTATTTTCCGATAAATGAAGATCTTAATATACAAGCTAAATTTATGGGACAGGCAGTAAATGTACAGACAGTCACAGAACGTTCAAACTTTACTAAGAAATAAGGATAGGGTATTTAGTTGAACATGAACTTTGATCCTAAATTCTCCTGAGTTTTTTATAAGCTCAGGAGAATTTTTGTTTATGATCATGTTCCAATGACTTCTTTGCGATGCGCGAGACCCCAGGTCCAGAGTTCGTATAAAACTTTCTTAAGTGACATACCGTGGGTAGTCATCGTATATTCCACCGTTGGAGGGAAAGTATTATGCACATCTCTTTGAATCAATTTGTTCGCTTGTAAACTTTTTAATTCCTTAGATAAGGTTTTATCTGTTATTCCATTTACCTCTCTTGAAATTTCTTTGAATCGTTTAGGCCCGCCGCACAGCGAATACAGGATAAGCAATTTCCATCTGCCATCAACAGCTTCCAGGGCGTCTTTGATAGAAAGCATTGCTTTTGAACAATCATTTTCTAATAACATGGTATTAATTTTAAAGTTACTTCCCCTTTGGATAGCACTATCCAAAGGGGAAGCGCTATCGTTTGGATAGTAAAGGTAGCTACTTTTGTGATTGAAAGAAAATGACATGATAAAGAAAACACCTTTTGATCAGCACAAGCGCCAGAGGCGCATAATTTTAATAACCGTGTGTATCGCTCTCATGGCGGTCATCGCTTCAGTGAGTGGTTTAAATGTTGCTCAGCCCAAGCTCGCAGCAGAGTTCAATGCCTCACAGCATACCATCCTATGGATGATCAATATATATACTATAAGTTTGGCAGCACTGCTGCTGCCCCTGGGAGCGGTTGGAGATCGGATGGGTCGCAAACCCATGTTGCTTGCAGGCCTGGTTATTTTCGGCGCAGCAAGTGTAATGTCCGGCTTAGCCACTTCTTCTATTATTATGCTTGCGGCACGGCTTTTAAGTGGCATTGGTGCTGCAATGATTATGCCGGTCACTCTAGCTGTTATTACTTCGACTTTTCCGAATGAAGAACGTTCAAAGGCTATTGGTGTGTGGACTGGCGTGGCGGGGGGCGGGGGGATTCTGGGGATGTACCTCTCTGCCGTGCTGGTTGACCTGGCCAACTGGCGCTGGCTCTTTGCGCTCCCGATACTATTGGCCATTGTGGCTATTGCGCTGACATTGCGCTTTATTCCTGACTCACGAGAAAAGACGGTGCACAGGTTCGATATTGTTGGTTCACTGTTATCAATAATTGCAATGATCGGAATTGTTTTTACACTCCATGAGGCGCCCGGTCAGGGCTGGGATAATCCGATGACGCTTATAAGCTTAATCATTGGTATAGCAGCTGTCTTTGGTTTTGTGCTATGGGAATTGCGTCAGCAGGAACCCCTTCTTGATATACGCCTTTTTCGCAAACGGGGTCTTTCCAGCGGGTCTGTTTCTTTGCTAACCATCTTTGGAGTGCAGGCCGGAATATTTGTAGTTCTCTTTCCTTATTTTCAAGGAGTTCTAGGTTGGTCCGGTCTTCGCTCCACACTCGCAATGATGCCAATGGCGCTGCTAATGATGCTCGCTTCAGGCTTGGCGCCAGTAGCGGCCGCCCGTATTGGAAGCCGTTCTACTATGGCTGTGGGAGTAATATTTGGCGGTGTGGGGGCAGCTCTTATGGCAACGCTTGTTTCTGTTGACGGTGGCTACCTGTCAGTTCTTCCTGGCATGCTCGCTATGGGATTTGGCATGGGATTAACAATGACCCCTTCTACCGAGGCCATTACTTTAGCGTTGCCTATTGAACGTCAGGGTGTTGCCTCTGCGCTCAATGATGTGACCCGTGAACTGGGCACGGCTCTTGGTGTTGCGCTGCTTGGCGCCCTTGTTACTGCCGGTTATAGTAACGCTATTGATTGCCGGTTGGATCAGATTCCCACTGGCACGGCGGCTTTAGCCCGTGAAGGTATTGCGAATGCTTTGATAGCAGCAGAAGGCACCGGTTCTCAATCTGCAATTCTGATCCGTATTGCCCGGGAGTCTTTTGTTTATGGCTGGCAGCAGGCCATGTGGGCCGGTGCAGGTGTGATGGCAATCTTGTTTGTTTATATTCTTGCACGTGGCCCGCGCGGACAGTAAAATTGGAAAAAGATAAGCATACAATTTAATAGACAGGAAAAATGAATAAGATAGAGATTTTTAAAACAAATATTCAAGAGCAAAGTCAGGCTGAGCAAGTACGCAGTACACTGCTAAACATTTTGCCGGATGCCAGGATTAATTTTGACCTCGATGATTGCGATAAAATACTTCGGATCGAAAATTTAAACTTTGATCCAGGTATCGTCGTATCAGTTGTCGAAGACCTTGGTTTTTTATGTAAAGTGATGCCCGACCGGGTCTGTAAAGCTGCAGCCAATCCGGCAGAGGAGATGAAAGGATTCTGGGATTCCAGTTTTATTGAACATAAAGCAATGTGGGGTTTTGAACCGACCAATTCTGCGGTCATTGCTAAAGATATGTTTATAGCACAAGGGATTAAAGATGTGCTTATACCAGGTATTGGTTATGGTAGAAATGCACGCGTTTTTATGGAGAACGATATCAAAGTAACAGGGATTGAAATATCTCCCACAGCAATCGAAATGGCAAAAGAATATTATAGTTCCGATATGGAAATCTTCCAGGGATCGGTTACTGATATGCCATTTGATACCCATTTATATGAAGGGATTTTTTGTTACGGACTTGTTTATTTATTGAATCCTGGGCAAAGAAAGAAAATGATCAGTGATTCTTATAATCAATTGAAGCCCGGAGGCTGGATGATCTTTTCTGTAGTTTCTAAAAGTTCCCCGAACTATGGAAAAGGTAAAGAGGTTGGAAAGGATACATTTGAGATTGGGAAAGGTGGGCAGATTTTCTTCTATGATATGGATACAGCCAGGCAGGATTTTGAAAAATACGGGTTAACAGATCTTTTCGAAATTGACGAACCAAACAACACTTCAACAAATAAATCATCCTTTAAGTTTATACTTATTAAGTGTAAAAAATAATCCAGGCGCTGAGGATTAAAAACCCTTCATATAAAAAACATTGAACCGGTGGCCATCCGGGTCTGCAAAGATAAAACCGTAATACTCTTTGCCGAATTCTTCTGGACTGGAAATAATTTCCCCGCCTGCTTTTTTAACCTCTTCTGCCCAACTGTTTACCTGATCTTTACTTTTAGCAGAAAGCGTGAACACAACTTCGTTTCCTTTGTGTGCGTCTGCTATTTTACCTTTTATATTGGTTTCGAGGATCTCTTTTAAAAAAAAGTGAATAACGAAGTCACGTTCCCCAACAAGGAAGCTTGTCAATTCTTTAGAGGGGTGTGAGTTGTTGGATTTAAATCCCAACTCGGTATAGAATTTCGTTGTTCGCTCTAAATCACTTACGGCCAGATTTGACCAGATCATTTTTGGATTCATAATGCTTATCTTTTAATAAACTGTCTTACTAAAGTATAACTTAATATACGAGTTTTCTAGTTCAAAAACGCCAATTAATGGGTGTGTTTGAGACAATTAAAGATAGCTAACGGTTTAACCACTGTTTTAATAAATACTTCAGACAGATCAAATTTAGCCTCAGCTGGAAGTTTGGCAAAAGCAGGAAAAACGAAAATTGCCGGAGTAATCCTCAGAAGATGATCACCTGTCTTCAGGTAAAAGCAAGCAGGCTCCGGAAATACTAAAACCATAATGCTGGAAATTTTAAAATAGAGTTTGACATTTTAAATATTACTTTTAAATAAATTCAATTTATATGTTCAAGTACACGCTCTCAGAAAAAGATATAATAACCTATATGTTATACTATTTATCATCAAATAGAAAAACAAGAAACATGAGTAAAAAAACATTATGGATTTATAGTGGGTGTTTAATAATGATGGCAATTATATGTTATGCAATAGGGGATATAATTGCAAGTATTGTTATTTCCTGGTTGACTATCTTTTTAGTCATTTATACTTTGTTCTTAAGAAATTATCTGATGACTAAGGCCATGAAAGAATTGCAGTAAGAGATATGAAAGACATGATCGGATCTAATATTCAATTAGAAATTAACGAAGACCATTTACACTTTACAGATCAGGCCGGCGAGTATAAATATCTATATTCTGGCTTTATTTTAATTAGTGAATCGAGTTCATATTACTTTATTAAACTGAATAATTCACAGTGTATAATCATACCAAAAATAAATAATGAAATGGAACAAAGTATGAAATCTATGATTGCCAGGTATAGTTTAGCTCATAAATTACAATTAGACATTAAAGTTTAAATATACAAGATGAAGAAATTTAATCAATACGAATAGGTACATTCATATTTACCCTTACATTCTTCCCATTCTGAATACCGGGTTCCCATTTTGGAAGAGATTTAACTACGCGCAATGCTTCCTTGTCAATGGAAGGGTGAACGCTTTGCGCTATTTGAACATCTACAATACTACCATCCCGATCTACAATAAATTTAATGACAACTTTTCCCGGTGAATACTGTACATTTTCAGGCATTATAAATTTTGCAGAAATGAACTTATAAAGCTCTGACATTCCCCCGGGATATTTTGGGAATTTATCCATGGTCACATATTCATAGGTTTCCTTTCCATCTTTTATAAGGTTAAGTTTCTGATACTCCTTCTGTAAAGTTTGCTTACCATTGGCATCCCAACTCATCTCAGATTGCAATTCATCACGCTTATAAAAGTTCTTAGCTTTTTGTTTGCCATTTTTATAATACCAGTTGAATTCTCCGTCCCATACATTGGGATTAAGTGATGAATAGTTCCCTGTCATTTGAAGTTCACCAGTTTTGTAGTAATCAGAGATTTCATATTTCTTTCCTTCCTCAATGGTCTTTGTAACCCGGAAATAGGAACTCAGTTGTTTAGTAGATGGTTTCCAGTCTGAACCCAGATAGGTAGTGTCTGTCTTTTGCCCGAAAGCATTGATACCAATCATTAAGAGTAGAAAGAGAAAGATTTTGAGCATTTTCATGATTTAATAATGGCCAGGCCGAATGTACATTTTTAAATTTTATTGAAAGATATGCAGCTGTTGTTATGGTAATGCAAAACAGTATTTATATTATTGCACTCCTATAAATAAAATAAATATGGCTTCAGGTATTTTTGCGATTTTAGATGATATTGCTTCTTTAATGGACGATGTTGCAGTAACAGCTAAAATAGCTGCCAGAAAAACTGCTGGTATTTTGGGTGATGATTTAGCGGTGAATGCAGAAAAAGCCACTGGTTTTATGGCTTCCCGTGAATTACCTGTCCTTTGGGCAATCACCAAAGGATCATTAGTTAACAAGCTTATAATTGTCCCTATTGCACTAATACTAAATGCGTTTTTTCCTGTTGCTATTAAAGTCATCCTGGTTTTAGGAGGATTTTATCTGGCTTATGAAGGAGTTGAAAAAATAATCGAATACCTTTTCCATCGCTCAAAAGAAGGACATGAAGCACCAGTTACAAGTAAACAAGAAGATAGCGATCCGGAAAAAACAAAGATCAGATCTGCGGTAACAACCGATTTTATTCTATCTGTAGAGATCGTCATTATTGCATTAGGAACTGTTTTACAAGAAAATATAACGGTACAGATTCTGACAGTTTCAATTGTTGCATTATTGGCAACAATTGGTGTCTATGGCATAGTTGCGCTCATTGTAAGAATGGATGATGCTGGTTACAAACTGATCCGGAGTTCCAATGAAAAAGGTTTTCTTGCAAGTCTGGGTCTTTTGCTGGTTAAATCTCTTCCTGTGATTATCAGAATTCTGGCTGTAGTTGGAACCATTGCTTTAATCTTGGTTTCGGGTGGTATTTTTGTTCATAACATTGATTATTTACATCATTTACTTCCAGAAACAGCATCGATAATTAAGGAGTTAGTTATTGGCTTAATGGCAGGAATAATTGCAGTTGCAATTATTACAGGTAGTAAAAAGGTAATTTCATTATTCAGGTAATTCCTCTCGTTTTCTTACAATTTTTACCGGCTGGACTATTTTAATTTTGGTTAACAAATCAGAGGTAATAAAAAAAGAAAGCCATGAAATTACATACCATTTTAGGTGCCACCGGTACCATCGCTACAGAATTAATACCAGTTTTAAAATCACACCAATTGAATATCAGGTTGGTATCCAGGACCCCGCAGCAAATTGAAGGTACGGAATCGATAGCGGCAAACATGCTTAACTATGATCAGGTACTGAAAGCTGTAACTGGCTCAGAAGTCGTTTACCTTATTATCGGTATCACCTACAATGCTGTGATATGGAAAAAGGAATGGCCGGTGATTATGCGCAACGTTATTGATGCGTGTATAGCTACAGGAGCTAAACTGATCTTTTTTGATAATGTATACATGTATGGCAGGGTAAACGGAGCCATGACCGAAAATACACCTTACTTTCCTTCTAGCAAAAAAGGAAGGGTACGTATCGAAATTGCCCGTATGTTATTACAGGAAATGGCTGCCGGAACAATTAAGGCTACCATAGCCAGAGCTGTGGATTTTTACGGCCCCGGGGTTACGGACAAAAGTGCTGCCGGTACACTGGTTTTTAACAATATGAAAAAAGGAAAAACCGCTCAATGGCCTATAAATGCAGACGTACCACGCTCGTATAATTATACTCCTGATGCCGCTGAAGCTCTTTATATCCTCGCAAGCCATGAAAAATCATTCGGACAGGTTTGGCATCTGCCTTCAGTAAGTCCGCTTACCGGAAGACAATTTATTAAACTTGCAGCGAAATACATGAATAGTTCTGATCAGGTGA
The sequence above is drawn from the Pedobacter cryoconitis genome and encodes:
- a CDS encoding MFS transporter, coding for MKENDMIKKTPFDQHKRQRRIILITVCIALMAVIASVSGLNVAQPKLAAEFNASQHTILWMINIYTISLAALLLPLGAVGDRMGRKPMLLAGLVIFGAASVMSGLATSSIIMLAARLLSGIGAAMIMPVTLAVITSTFPNEERSKAIGVWTGVAGGGGILGMYLSAVLVDLANWRWLFALPILLAIVAIALTLRFIPDSREKTVHRFDIVGSLLSIIAMIGIVFTLHEAPGQGWDNPMTLISLIIGIAAVFGFVLWELRQQEPLLDIRLFRKRGLSSGSVSLLTIFGVQAGIFVVLFPYFQGVLGWSGLRSTLAMMPMALLMMLASGLAPVAAARIGSRSTMAVGVIFGGVGAALMATLVSVDGGYLSVLPGMLAMGFGMGLTMTPSTEAITLALPIERQGVASALNDVTRELGTALGVALLGALVTAGYSNAIDCRLDQIPTGTAALAREGIANALIAAEGTGSQSAILIRIARESFVYGWQQAMWAGAGVMAILFVYILARGPRGQ
- a CDS encoding VOC family protein, giving the protein MNPKMIWSNLAVSDLERTTKFYTELGFKSNNSHPSKELTSFLVGERDFVIHFFLKEILETNIKGKIADAHKGNEVVFTLSAKSKDQVNSWAEEVKKAGGEIISSPEEFGKEYYGFIFADPDGHRFNVFYMKGF
- a CDS encoding winged helix-turn-helix transcriptional regulator, with protein sequence MLLENDCSKAMLSIKDALEAVDGRWKLLILYSLCGGPKRFKEISREVNGITDKTLSKELKSLQANKLIQRDVHNTFPPTVEYTMTTHGMSLKKVLYELWTWGLAHRKEVIGT
- a CDS encoding DUF808 domain-containing protein is translated as MASGIFAILDDIASLMDDVAVTAKIAARKTAGILGDDLAVNAEKATGFMASRELPVLWAITKGSLVNKLIIVPIALILNAFFPVAIKVILVLGGFYLAYEGVEKIIEYLFHRSKEGHEAPVTSKQEDSDPEKTKIRSAVTTDFILSVEIVIIALGTVLQENITVQILTVSIVALLATIGVYGIVALIVRMDDAGYKLIRSSNEKGFLASLGLLLVKSLPVIIRILAVVGTIALILVSGGIFVHNIDYLHHLLPETASIIKELVIGLMAGIIAVAIITGSKKVISLFR
- a CDS encoding YcxB family protein; the protein is MIGSNIQLEINEDHLHFTDQAGEYKYLYSGFILISESSSYYFIKLNNSQCIIIPKINNEMEQSMKSMIARYSLAHKLQLDIKV
- a CDS encoding class I SAM-dependent methyltransferase; its protein translation is MNKIEIFKTNIQEQSQAEQVRSTLLNILPDARINFDLDDCDKILRIENLNFDPGIVVSVVEDLGFLCKVMPDRVCKAAANPAEEMKGFWDSSFIEHKAMWGFEPTNSAVIAKDMFIAQGIKDVLIPGIGYGRNARVFMENDIKVTGIEISPTAIEMAKEYYSSDMEIFQGSVTDMPFDTHLYEGIFCYGLVYLLNPGQRKKMISDSYNQLKPGGWMIFSVVSKSSPNYGKGKEVGKDTFEIGKGGQIFFYDMDTARQDFEKYGLTDLFEIDEPNNTSTNKSSFKFILIKCKK
- a CDS encoding energy transducer TonB, which translates into the protein MLKIFLFLLLMIGINAFGQKTDTTYLGSDWKPSTKQLSSYFRVTKTIEEGKKYEISDYYKTGELQMTGNYSSLNPNVWDGEFNWYYKNGKQKAKNFYKRDELQSEMSWDANGKQTLQKEYQKLNLIKDGKETYEYVTMDKFPKYPGGMSELYKFISAKFIMPENVQYSPGKVVIKFIVDRDGSIVDVQIAQSVHPSIDKEALRVVKSLPKWEPGIQNGKNVRVNMNVPIRID
- a CDS encoding NAD-dependent epimerase/dehydratase family protein, giving the protein MKLHTILGATGTIATELIPVLKSHQLNIRLVSRTPQQIEGTESIAANMLNYDQVLKAVTGSEVVYLIIGITYNAVIWKKEWPVIMRNVIDACIATGAKLIFFDNVYMYGRVNGAMTENTPYFPSSKKGRVRIEIARMLLQEMAAGTIKATIARAVDFYGPGVTDKSAAGTLVFNNMKKGKTAQWPINADVPRSYNYTPDAAEALYILASHEKSFGQVWHLPSVSPLTGRQFIKLAAKYMNSSDQVTVLPKWLLKVIGFFNPFMKEAYEMNYQDEFPFQFSSAKFEKAFNFTPTSYEDAVKVTAEWFLKN